A genomic window from Solanum dulcamara chromosome 11, daSolDulc1.2, whole genome shotgun sequence includes:
- the LOC129875282 gene encoding protein IN CHLOROPLAST ATPASE BIOGENESIS, chloroplastic-like: MKLGGGVGFGCPRVVAFPGILFGRCRPAFRCYSSSSSSPDHVSFIKDVAATQAPEHLNELLKILQVRGEEIISPGAKQGMIPLVIPLSRRSSDSVTALLRWPTAPSGMEMPLVEVRKYGVWLLAKNVDQYIHRVLAEEDANGHQERADELFQISAGAGKKLYEKGDFRASNISSLDTYILKKVGLFPDVLERRIKKHFDNGDNISALVTGEFYTKKEHFPGFARPFVFNAEVLLKVGRNIEAKDAARGALKSPWWTLGCEYHEVAYMAEWEDEQIEYIKEKVTEEGRQADLKKGKQPAQVALDEAAFLLDLASIDGTWDDCVEKIAECYKEAGLHEVANFVVYRD; the protein is encoded by the exons ATGAAGTTGGGTGGTGGAGTGGGTTTCGGATGTCCACGCGTCGTCGCATTTCCCGGCATTTTGTTTGGCCGCTGCAGACCAGCATTCCGATGCtattcctcttcttcttcgtcTCCAG ACCATGTTTCATTTATCAAAGATGTAGCTGCAACTCAAGCACCGGAGCATTTGAATGAACTTCTCAAGATCCTTCAGGTGAGAG GTGAGGAGATAATTTCTCCTGGTGCCAAGCAAGGGATGATTCCTCTAGTGATTCCTCTTTCCCGAAGGAGTTCAG ATTCTGTAACTGCATTGTTACGATGGCCAACTGCCCCATCTGG GATGGAGATGCCATTAGTAGAAGTGCGCAAGTATGGTGTGTGGCTATTAGCTAAGAAT GTAGATCAATACATTCACAGGGTTTTGGCAGAAGAAGATGCAAATGGTCATCAAGAAAGAGCGGATGAATTGTTCCAGATTTCAGCTGGTGCTGGAAAGAAACTTTATGAGAAGGGTGACTTTAGAGcatcaaatatttcaagctTGGATACTTATATACTGAAGAAG GTTGGCTTGTTTCCAGATGTACTTGAGCGCAGAATTAAGAAGCATTTTGACAATGGAGATAAT ATTTCAGCTTTGGTAACAGGAGAATTTTATACAAAGAAGGAGCATTTTCCAGGATTTGCGCGGCCTTTTGTCTTTAATGCTGAAGTTCTGCTGAA GGTTGGGCGCAATATAGAAGCTAAAGATGCTGCTAGGGGGGCTCTAAAATCACCATGGTGGACTTTGGGTTGCGAGTACCAT GAAGTTGCTTATATGGCTGAATGGGAAGATGAACAAATCGAGTATATCAAAGAAAAAGTAACTGAGGAGGGTAGGCAAGCTGATCTAAAGAAAGGGAAGCAACCTGCTCAG GTTGCATTGGATGAAGCTGCTTTCTTGTTGGATCTAGCTTCCATTGATGGTACATGGGACGATTGTGTGGAAAAGATTGCTGAATGTTACAAGGAGGCGGGGCTGCATGAAGTTGCAAACTTTGTGGTTTACAGAGACTGA